The Aquipuribacter nitratireducens genome has a segment encoding these proteins:
- the mnhG gene encoding monovalent cation/H(+) antiporter subunit G: protein MTALADVVAALLLLTGCALTLVASVALFRLPGVSGRLQAATKGQIVGLVLVVVGASLRLRDPAESVELWLVALFQVTTAPVLAQVLGRTAHARGEEQGEELVVDELARAEASRDRGRRPR from the coding sequence GTGACCGCGCTCGCCGACGTCGTCGCGGCGCTCCTGCTGCTCACCGGCTGCGCCCTAACGCTCGTGGCGTCGGTCGCGCTGTTCCGCCTGCCCGGGGTGTCGGGCCGGCTGCAGGCAGCGACCAAGGGGCAGATCGTCGGGCTCGTCCTCGTCGTCGTCGGCGCGAGCCTGCGCCTGCGCGACCCGGCGGAGTCGGTCGAGCTGTGGCTCGTCGCCCTCTTCCAGGTGACGACCGCCCCCGTGCTCGCCCAGGTCCTCGGGCGGACCGCGCACGCGCGCGGGGAGGAGCAGGGGGAGGAGCTCGTGGTCGACGAGCTCGCGCGGGCGGAGGCGTCGCGGGACCGGGGGAGGCGGCCGCGATGA
- a CDS encoding Na+/H+ antiporter subunit E, whose amino-acid sequence MNGPRAGGATASLRWSAWPMVAWGALVWVLLWGGLQPLVLVSALPVALLCWLLTGLPAPVVPARPRLWPGLRALGALLVDLVRSTAAVVVAVVVRGPATRSAVVAVRAPSRSDVAVAVAANRVSLVPGTLVVAVDREADLLYVHCLDVRDEAGVERARARTQHAVDQVLAAFGEPAGRAAGVPADGGRP is encoded by the coding sequence GTGAACGGCCCTCGCGCCGGGGGCGCGACGGCGTCGCTGCGGTGGTCGGCGTGGCCGATGGTGGCGTGGGGCGCGCTCGTGTGGGTGCTGCTGTGGGGCGGCCTGCAGCCGCTCGTGCTCGTGAGCGCGCTCCCGGTGGCGCTGCTGTGCTGGCTGCTCACGGGGCTGCCGGCGCCGGTGGTCCCCGCCCGGCCCCGGCTGTGGCCCGGCCTGCGCGCCCTCGGGGCGTTGCTCGTCGACCTCGTCCGGTCGACGGCCGCCGTGGTCGTCGCGGTCGTCGTCCGCGGCCCGGCGACCCGCTCGGCGGTCGTGGCGGTGCGTGCGCCGAGCCGCTCGGACGTCGCCGTCGCCGTCGCCGCGAACCGGGTGTCGCTCGTCCCGGGCACGCTCGTCGTCGCCGTCGACCGGGAGGCGGATCTGCTGTACGTCCACTGCCTCGACGTGCGCGACGAGGCGGGCGTCGAGCGTGCGCGCGCACGCACGCAGCACGCGGTCGACCAGGTGCTCGCCGCGTTCGGGGAACCGGCCGGTCGTGCGGCCGGCGTCCCCGCGGACGGCGGTCGGCCGTGA
- a CDS encoding proton-conducting transporter membrane subunit, producing MNALVAVPVVLPLLAAAVSLLLSPFPVAQRVLGIAVVTGVLACAVVLLVHVDATGPLAVAAGGWAPPSGIGLVVDRLAALVLVLASAVVLVVLVYAVGEGSAEHRESNVPSVFHPTYLVLLAGICLVLVTGDLFTLFVGFETMLMASYVLMTLGATAHRVRSGTTYVVTSLTASLLLLTTVGLVYGTTGTVSLAQLPGAMAEVDGGVRAVLGLLLLLALGTKAALVPLHWWLPDSYPTAPAPVTAVFAALLTKVAVYAVVRTQTLLFPRDEPWPLLLVLAALTMLVGVLGALVQDDVDRALAFVLVSHIGFMLLGLALSSAAGLRATVVYLAHHIVVLVAFFLVAGLAERERGTTSLRGLGGLASSAPLVAGLMLVPALSLGGVPPLDGFVAKLAVLQATVATDGVGPAVLAVVAVLTSLLTLAATSRVWVGACWGEAPERPRTPPEARRGVAVATMRTAAATAVAGTLAVAVLAGPLSALAQRAADDLREPLAYRQALLGSGTRP from the coding sequence GTGAACGCCCTCGTGGCCGTGCCGGTCGTGCTGCCGCTGCTCGCGGCGGCGGTGTCGCTGCTGCTCAGCCCCTTCCCCGTCGCGCAGCGGGTGCTGGGGATCGCCGTCGTCACCGGGGTCCTCGCGTGCGCCGTCGTGCTCCTCGTGCACGTCGACGCCACCGGGCCGCTCGCGGTCGCCGCGGGCGGGTGGGCGCCTCCGTCCGGCATCGGCCTCGTCGTCGACCGGCTCGCCGCGCTCGTCCTCGTGCTCGCGAGCGCGGTCGTGCTCGTCGTCCTCGTGTACGCCGTGGGGGAGGGCAGCGCGGAGCACCGGGAGAGCAACGTCCCGTCCGTCTTCCACCCCACCTACCTCGTGCTGCTCGCCGGCATCTGCCTCGTGCTCGTCACCGGGGACCTCTTCACGCTCTTCGTGGGGTTCGAGACGATGCTCATGGCGAGCTACGTCCTCATGACGCTGGGCGCCACGGCGCACCGCGTCCGCTCCGGCACGACGTACGTCGTGACGAGCCTCACGGCGTCCCTCCTGCTGCTCACGACCGTCGGCCTCGTGTACGGCACGACCGGCACGGTGTCGCTCGCGCAGCTGCCCGGGGCGATGGCCGAGGTCGACGGCGGTGTGCGGGCCGTCCTCGGGCTGCTCCTCCTCCTCGCGCTCGGCACGAAGGCGGCCCTCGTTCCCCTCCACTGGTGGCTGCCCGACAGCTACCCGACCGCCCCCGCCCCCGTGACGGCGGTCTTCGCGGCGCTGCTGACCAAGGTCGCCGTCTACGCCGTCGTACGGACCCAGACGCTCCTCTTCCCCCGCGACGAGCCGTGGCCGCTGCTGCTCGTGCTCGCGGCGCTCACGATGCTCGTCGGCGTCCTCGGGGCGCTCGTGCAGGACGACGTCGACCGGGCGCTCGCATTCGTCCTCGTCTCCCACATCGGCTTCATGCTGCTCGGGCTCGCGCTGTCCTCCGCCGCCGGGCTGCGCGCGACCGTCGTCTACCTCGCCCACCACATCGTCGTCCTCGTCGCGTTCTTCCTCGTCGCGGGGCTCGCGGAACGGGAGCGGGGGACGACGTCGCTTCGGGGCCTCGGCGGCCTCGCCTCGTCGGCACCCCTCGTCGCGGGCCTCATGCTCGTCCCCGCCCTCAGCCTCGGCGGGGTGCCGCCGCTCGACGGCTTCGTCGCCAAGCTCGCCGTCCTCCAGGCGACCGTCGCGACCGACGGCGTCGGACCGGCGGTGCTCGCCGTCGTCGCGGTCCTCACGAGCCTGCTGACGCTCGCGGCGACGAGCCGCGTGTGGGTCGGCGCCTGCTGGGGCGAGGCGCCGGAGCGGCCGCGCACCCCGCCGGAGGCCCGCCGGGGCGTCGCGGTCGCGACGATGCGGACGGCTGCGGCGACGGCCGTGGCCGGGACGCTCGCGGTCGCCGTGCTCGCGGGACCGCTGAGCGCGCTCGCGCAGCGCGCCGCCGACGACCTGCGGGAGCCGCTCGCCTACCGCCAGGCGCTGCTCGGCTCGGGGACGCGACCGTGA
- a CDS encoding sodium:proton antiporter, translated as MNATNLTLALVVGVLTAGGVQLLLQREMLRVVLGFVLLGHAANVVLLVSGGPAGEAPEAGGPVAESADPLVQAMVLTAIVITFAVTALLLALTYRHDVLLGTDDSTTPIQGAEPGHDAGEGA; from the coding sequence GTGAACGCGACGAACCTCACCCTCGCCCTCGTCGTCGGCGTCCTCACCGCCGGCGGCGTCCAGCTGCTGCTCCAGCGCGAGATGCTCCGCGTCGTCCTCGGCTTCGTCCTGCTCGGCCACGCCGCCAACGTCGTCCTCCTCGTCTCCGGTGGCCCCGCAGGCGAGGCGCCCGAGGCCGGTGGGCCGGTGGCGGAGTCGGCCGACCCGCTCGTCCAGGCGATGGTCCTCACCGCGATCGTCATCACGTTCGCCGTCACCGCGCTCCTGCTCGCCCTCACGTACCGGCACGACGTCCTGCTCGGCACCGACGACAGCACCACGCCGATCCAGGGCGCCGAGCCCGGCCACGACGCGGGAGAGGGTGCGTGA
- a CDS encoding MnhB domain-containing protein — protein MSPPSAGRDVGAGGVPRQEALPGAQEQDPAQRSLLLEVVTRAVHVSMVVVAVHLLLVGLHRPGGGFAAGLLLGLGLVLRRLAGGRHDLGAAVRVPAGVLLGAGLALAAGYAAVGVLATGAPLTGVSGEWHVPGLGTLPVSSSLLLEVGIVLVVVGLVTDVLRTLGGEE, from the coding sequence GTGAGCCCGCCGTCGGCCGGGCGCGACGTCGGCGCCGGGGGCGTCCCCCGGCAGGAGGCGCTGCCGGGGGCGCAGGAGCAGGACCCGGCGCAGCGCTCCCTGCTGCTGGAGGTCGTCACCCGCGCCGTCCACGTCAGCATGGTCGTCGTCGCCGTCCACCTGCTCCTCGTGGGGCTGCACCGCCCGGGTGGGGGGTTCGCCGCCGGGCTCCTGCTCGGCCTCGGCCTCGTGCTGCGGCGGCTCGCGGGGGGACGGCACGACCTCGGCGCCGCCGTCCGGGTGCCCGCCGGGGTCCTCCTCGGGGCCGGGCTCGCGCTCGCCGCGGGCTACGCCGCCGTCGGAGTGCTCGCGACGGGTGCGCCGCTGACGGGGGTGTCGGGCGAGTGGCACGTCCCGGGCCTCGGGACCCTGCCCGTGTCGTCGTCGCTGCTCCTCGAGGTGGGGATCGTCCTCGTCGTCGTCGGGCTCGTCACGGACGTCCTGCGGACCCTCGGGGGAGAGGAGTGA
- the mbhE gene encoding hydrogen gas-evolving membrane-bound hydrogenase subunit E, which yields MAWLLATHVAVAVVCAVLAPVLRQRVLLVAALAPVTALGWLLTQVPAVLAGRGPAEEVPWAPTLDLALPLRLDGLSLVLALVVTGVGTLVLVYAVGYFAGRERGLGRIAALLVLFGAGMLLLVLADHVLALYVGWELTTVCSFLLIGDAGADREHRRAATRALLVTAGPGLGMLLGLLVLAERAGTYRLSEIVTEPPDGPAAPAALVLVLLGALAKAAQVPFHPWLPAAMVAPTPVSAYLHAAAMVKAGVYLVARLAPGFAETTAWAWLVPVVGVATMVWGGWRALAQTDLKRLLAFGTIAQLGFLVVLVGAGTRTAALAGLTLLLAHALFKGCLFMVAGLVDHAAGTRDLRSLSGLARHRVLVVAAALACASMVGLPVTLGYLGKEAAFEAFVGRAPADVAVLTGLVVGSVLTVAYTARFLWGAFAERPGVDPPARAPDRLGTGVAVGLGATGVVLGLLPGAVDELVRTSAAALPGEGEAYELALWHGVGPPLLLSALTLVLGVVLHVGRGRLERARHALRGGRDRAPELAEGAQDRLGRGVAALARAVTDRPHDGHLPRYLAVVLLTVVAVPLLGALLDPAGPGGSGPPLRLWDTPAQLLVAVPLAVAVVGTVVTSRRLVAVLLLSVAGYLVAALFVVHGAPDLALVQVLVETLTLVVVVLVLRRLSATTPHRPLLPRLARVAVSVVVGAGATAVVLLTTAEHAPSRVAEGYLEGAAAAGGTNVVNVVVTEFRALDTLAETTVLAVAATGVASLVLVTRRTGRAPAPGRRRP from the coding sequence GTGGCCTGGCTCCTCGCGACGCACGTCGCCGTCGCGGTGGTGTGCGCGGTCCTGGCCCCCGTCCTGCGGCAGCGGGTGCTGCTCGTCGCGGCCCTCGCCCCCGTCACGGCTCTCGGCTGGCTCCTCACACAGGTGCCGGCGGTCCTCGCGGGCCGGGGACCGGCGGAGGAGGTGCCGTGGGCGCCGACCCTCGACCTCGCCCTGCCCCTGCGGCTCGACGGGCTCTCGCTCGTCCTCGCCCTCGTCGTCACGGGCGTCGGCACGCTCGTCCTCGTGTACGCCGTCGGCTACTTCGCCGGCCGCGAGCGAGGCCTCGGCCGGATCGCGGCCCTGCTCGTCCTCTTCGGTGCCGGGATGCTGCTGCTCGTCCTCGCCGACCACGTCCTCGCGCTCTACGTCGGCTGGGAGCTGACGACGGTCTGCTCGTTCCTCCTCATCGGCGACGCCGGCGCCGACCGCGAGCACCGCCGGGCCGCGACCCGCGCCCTCCTCGTCACCGCGGGACCCGGCCTCGGCATGCTCCTCGGCCTCCTCGTGCTCGCCGAGCGGGCCGGCACCTACCGCCTCTCGGAGATCGTCACGGAGCCGCCCGACGGGCCCGCCGCGCCCGCGGCGCTCGTGCTCGTCCTGCTCGGGGCGCTCGCGAAGGCCGCGCAGGTGCCGTTCCACCCGTGGCTGCCGGCGGCGATGGTCGCCCCCACCCCCGTGAGCGCGTACCTCCACGCGGCCGCCATGGTGAAGGCGGGCGTCTACCTCGTCGCCCGGCTCGCGCCCGGTTTCGCCGAGACGACCGCGTGGGCGTGGCTCGTGCCCGTCGTCGGTGTCGCGACCATGGTGTGGGGCGGCTGGCGCGCCCTCGCCCAGACCGACCTCAAGCGGCTGCTCGCCTTCGGCACGATCGCGCAGCTGGGGTTCCTCGTCGTGCTCGTCGGCGCGGGCACGCGCACGGCCGCACTCGCCGGTCTCACGCTGCTGCTCGCCCACGCGCTCTTCAAGGGCTGCCTGTTCATGGTCGCGGGGCTCGTCGACCACGCCGCCGGCACGCGGGACCTGCGCAGCCTGTCCGGCCTCGCCCGGCACCGCGTGCTCGTGGTGGCGGCGGCGCTCGCGTGCGCGTCGATGGTCGGCCTGCCCGTGACGCTCGGCTACCTCGGCAAGGAGGCGGCGTTCGAGGCGTTCGTCGGCAGGGCCCCGGCCGACGTCGCGGTCCTCACGGGGCTCGTCGTCGGGTCCGTCCTCACGGTGGCGTACACGGCCCGCTTCCTCTGGGGTGCCTTCGCCGAGCGACCCGGTGTCGACCCGCCCGCAAGGGCCCCCGACCGGCTCGGGACGGGCGTCGCGGTCGGGCTCGGCGCGACCGGCGTGGTCCTCGGCCTGCTCCCCGGCGCGGTCGACGAGCTCGTGCGGACGTCCGCGGCGGCGCTGCCGGGCGAGGGGGAGGCGTACGAGCTCGCGCTGTGGCACGGCGTCGGCCCGCCGCTCCTCCTCTCGGCCCTCACCCTCGTGCTCGGCGTGGTCCTCCACGTGGGACGCGGCCGGCTGGAGCGCGCACGCCACGCCCTGCGCGGGGGTCGGGACCGCGCACCGGAGCTCGCCGAGGGGGCCCAGGACCGGCTCGGACGGGGGGTCGCGGCGCTCGCCCGCGCGGTCACCGACCGCCCCCACGACGGCCACCTGCCGCGCTACCTCGCCGTCGTGCTCCTCACCGTGGTCGCGGTCCCGCTGCTCGGCGCGCTGCTCGACCCGGCGGGACCCGGCGGCTCCGGACCGCCGCTGCGGCTGTGGGACACCCCCGCGCAGCTGCTCGTCGCGGTCCCCCTCGCCGTGGCGGTCGTCGGCACCGTCGTGACGTCACGCAGGCTGGTCGCCGTCCTCCTGCTGTCGGTGGCCGGCTACCTCGTCGCCGCGCTGTTCGTCGTCCACGGCGCTCCCGACCTCGCGCTCGTCCAGGTGCTCGTCGAGACCCTCACGCTCGTCGTCGTCGTGCTCGTCCTCCGTCGGCTGTCGGCCACCACCCCCCACCGGCCGCTGCTGCCCCGGCTCGCGCGGGTCGCGGTGTCCGTCGTGGTCGGCGCGGGCGCCACCGCCGTCGTCCTCCTCACCACGGCCGAGCACGCCCCCAGCCGGGTCGCCGAGGGCTACCTCGAGGGCGCGGCGGCCGCCGGCGGCACGAACGTCGTCAACGTCGTCGTCACGGAGTTCCGGGCCCTCGACACGCTCGCGGAGACCACGGTGCTCGCGGTCGCCGCGACCGGTGTCGCGAGCCTCGTCCTCGTCACGCGCCGCACGGGGCGCGCCCCCGCCCCCGGCAGGAGGCGGCCGTGA
- a CDS encoding RNA polymerase sigma factor — translation MAGARQREHPAGDAGQDPADDLALARAAALGDRDAFEVVVHHHGPAMLRYARRLLRDPVDAEDAVQEALVAAWRGLERYRGESSLRTWLLGLTSHKAVDLARRRRPEPVDRDTVAERPAEEVVDPATHASAGALAAALQRELLGLPYGQRAAWVLVELEGLSQPEVAQVLGVTPDAVRGNLFRARRALEERMARWRP, via the coding sequence GTGGCGGGCGCGCGGCAGCGGGAGCACCCCGCGGGGGACGCCGGTCAGGACCCGGCGGACGACCTCGCGCTCGCCCGCGCCGCCGCGCTCGGCGACCGGGACGCGTTCGAGGTCGTCGTCCACCACCACGGCCCGGCGATGCTGCGGTACGCGCGCCGGCTCCTGCGCGACCCCGTGGACGCGGAGGACGCGGTGCAGGAGGCGCTCGTCGCCGCGTGGCGAGGGCTCGAGCGCTACCGGGGCGAGTCCTCGCTGCGGACCTGGCTGCTGGGGCTCACGTCGCACAAGGCCGTCGACCTCGCCCGCCGGCGCCGGCCCGAGCCGGTCGACCGGGACACCGTCGCCGAGCGGCCCGCGGAGGAGGTGGTCGACCCGGCGACGCACGCGTCCGCCGGTGCGCTGGCGGCGGCGCTGCAGCGGGAGCTGCTCGGGCTGCCGTACGGGCAGCGCGCCGCCTGGGTGCTCGTCGAGCTCGAGGGGCTGTCGCAGCCCGAGGTGGCGCAGGTGCTGGGCGTGACGCCGGACGCGGTGCGGGGCAACCTGTTCCGGGCACGACGGGCGCTGGAGGAGAGGATGGCGCGATGGCGACCGTGA
- a CDS encoding Asp23/Gls24 family envelope stress response protein, with amino-acid sequence MAQARTDSPTSTTSTTTSGSTGLAVSGGGSSALDSPQGRTTIADTVVSKIAGIAARDVVGVHALGGSGTRAVAALRERIPGGRTNVSQGVAVEVGERQAAVDVDIVAEYGVAIADLAAGIRQNVISAVERMTGLEVTEVNIVVHDVYLDTGEEDDAPAEAPRVQ; translated from the coding sequence ATGGCCCAGGCCAGGACCGACTCCCCCACGAGCACCACGAGCACGACGACCTCCGGCTCCACCGGGCTCGCCGTCAGCGGCGGCGGGTCGAGCGCGCTCGACAGCCCGCAGGGCCGCACGACGATCGCCGACACGGTCGTGTCGAAGATCGCGGGCATCGCGGCACGGGACGTCGTGGGGGTCCACGCGCTCGGCGGCAGCGGCACGCGGGCGGTCGCCGCCCTGCGGGAGCGCATCCCCGGCGGTCGCACGAACGTCAGCCAGGGCGTGGCGGTCGAGGTCGGCGAGCGGCAGGCCGCCGTCGACGTCGACATCGTCGCCGAGTACGGCGTCGCGATCGCCGACCTCGCCGCCGGCATCCGGCAGAACGTCATCTCCGCCGTCGAGCGCATGACGGGGCTGGAGGTGACGGAGGTCAACATCGTCGTCCACGACGTGTACCTCGACACCGGCGAAGAGGACGACGCACCGGCCGAGGCCCCGCGGGTCCAGTGA
- a CDS encoding DUF2273 domain-containing protein, with the protein MTTSAAGLLAGLLLALAWTTGGFTGLLLAIVLGGIGLFVGALRDGYIDPAALRRGRPRG; encoded by the coding sequence ATGACGACCTCCGCCGCCGGCCTCCTCGCCGGCCTCCTGCTCGCGCTCGCCTGGACCACGGGGGGCTTCACCGGCCTGCTCCTCGCCATCGTCCTCGGCGGCATCGGCCTGTTCGTCGGCGCGCTCCGCGACGGGTACATCGACCCCGCCGCGCTGCGCCGGGGCCGCCCCCGTGGCTGA
- a CDS encoding Asp23/Gls24 family envelope stress response protein → MAERTPAARRGHLEVRPRVVDRVAALAAREVAGVVRTPAGRLGRGALPAVHSRVDGDRVRLEVDLAVRWGRSLADVAAGVQERVADRVAALTSLHVELVDVTVEEVLVPAPETSRRVT, encoded by the coding sequence GTGGCTGAGCGGACCCCGGCGGCCCGGCGCGGCCACCTCGAGGTCCGCCCGCGCGTCGTCGACCGCGTCGCGGCCCTCGCCGCCCGCGAGGTGGCCGGGGTCGTGCGGACGCCGGCCGGCCGGCTCGGGCGGGGCGCGCTGCCCGCCGTCCACAGCCGCGTCGACGGTGACCGCGTCCGGCTCGAGGTCGATCTCGCCGTGCGCTGGGGCCGCTCGCTCGCCGACGTCGCCGCCGGCGTCCAGGAGCGCGTCGCGGACCGGGTGGCGGCCCTCACGAGCCTGCACGTCGAGCTCGTCGACGTCACGGTCGAGGAGGTCCTCGTGCCCGCACCCGAGACGTCGAGGCGCGTGACATGA
- a CDS encoding CsbD family protein: MGLADKARNAGEELAGRAKEAAGKVTGNEELEAEGRAQQAKADLKQAGENVKDAFGA; this comes from the coding sequence ATGGGACTCGCGGACAAGGCCCGCAACGCGGGTGAGGAGCTCGCCGGCAGGGCGAAGGAGGCCGCCGGGAAGGTGACCGGCAACGAGGAGCTGGAGGCCGAGGGCCGTGCCCAGCAGGCGAAGGCCGACCTCAAGCAGGCCGGCGAGAACGTGAAGGACGCGTTCGGGGCCTGA
- the paaE gene encoding 1,2-phenylacetyl-CoA epoxidase subunit PaaE — MTQTTAETTGQAPATPADVPGGAFHPLRVTAVERLTDDSVAVSLAVPEELRATYTARPGQHLTVRAVLDGQEVRRTYSLCGEPGATELTVGIKAIPEGVFTRYATTDLRPGDTLDVAAPGGSFGLDVDPSRARHVAGVVAGSGITPVLGIARAVLAAEPDSRVTLVYGNRTARDVMFLEELYDLRDRHGARFRLLNVLSREEQESPLLSGRIDRDRLLALARTLLDVDDVDDWFLCGPLEMVTAVRDTLTGELGVERSHVHVELFHAEPVARRERPSSAPGTSEVEVLLAGRRSVVSVAGDDETVLDAVLRVRADAPYACRGGVCGTCRARVVEGDVEMDANYALEPDELERGLRLMCQSRPTTATLRVEFV; from the coding sequence GTGACGCAGACCACCGCGGAGACCACCGGGCAGGCTCCCGCGACCCCCGCCGACGTGCCCGGTGGTGCCTTCCACCCGCTGCGGGTCACGGCCGTGGAGCGGCTCACCGACGACTCGGTCGCAGTGTCCCTCGCCGTGCCCGAGGAGCTGCGGGCCACCTACACGGCCCGCCCCGGCCAGCACCTCACCGTCCGGGCGGTCCTCGACGGGCAGGAGGTGCGCCGCACCTACTCCCTGTGCGGGGAGCCGGGGGCGACCGAGCTCACCGTCGGCATCAAGGCGATCCCCGAGGGCGTCTTCACGCGTTACGCCACGACCGACCTCCGCCCCGGGGACACGCTCGACGTCGCCGCCCCCGGCGGCAGCTTCGGCCTCGACGTCGACCCCTCCCGCGCCCGTCACGTCGCCGGTGTCGTCGCCGGCAGCGGCATCACGCCGGTCCTCGGCATCGCCCGCGCGGTCCTCGCCGCGGAGCCCGACAGCCGCGTCACCCTCGTGTACGGCAACCGGACCGCCCGCGACGTGATGTTCCTCGAGGAGCTGTACGACCTCCGCGATCGTCACGGCGCCCGCTTCCGGCTGCTCAACGTGCTGAGCCGGGAGGAGCAGGAGTCGCCGCTGCTGAGCGGGCGCATCGACCGCGACCGCCTCCTCGCGCTCGCCCGGACGCTCCTCGACGTCGACGACGTCGACGACTGGTTCCTCTGCGGACCGCTGGAGATGGTGACAGCGGTCCGGGACACCCTCACCGGGGAGCTGGGCGTCGAGCGCTCGCACGTCCACGTCGAGCTGTTCCACGCCGAGCCGGTCGCCCGGCGGGAGCGGCCGTCGAGCGCTCCCGGGACCAGCGAGGTCGAGGTCCTGCTCGCGGGCCGGCGCAGCGTCGTGAGCGTCGCGGGTGACGACGAGACCGTCCTCGACGCCGTCCTCCGGGTCCGCGCCGATGCGCCGTACGCGTGCCGGGGCGGTGTCTGCGGCACGTGCCGGGCGCGCGTCGTCGAGGGGGACGTCGAGATGGACGCGAACTACGCCCTCGAGCCCGACGAGCTGGAGCGCGGCCTGCGCCTCATGTGCCAGTCGCGCCCGACGACCGCGACGCTGCGGGTCGAGTTCGTCTAG
- the paaD gene encoding 1,2-phenylacetyl-CoA epoxidase subunit PaaD produces the protein MLARDDAVRVLEQVTDPEIPVLTIADLGVLRDVVVADDGAVRVDITPTYSGCPAMDEITADVRGALLAAGAPAVDVRIVLDPAWTTDWLSADGRRKLAEYGIAPPGPRAAGGPVPLELGYRPGLGPGVAPACPRCGGTDTEELARFASTACKSLWRCLTCREPFDHFKEF, from the coding sequence GTGCTCGCCCGCGACGACGCCGTGCGCGTCCTCGAGCAGGTGACGGACCCCGAGATCCCGGTCCTCACCATCGCCGACCTCGGCGTCCTCCGCGACGTCGTCGTCGCCGACGACGGCGCCGTGCGCGTCGACATCACCCCCACGTACTCCGGGTGCCCGGCGATGGACGAGATCACCGCCGACGTCCGCGGCGCGCTCCTCGCCGCCGGGGCGCCGGCCGTCGACGTGCGCATCGTCCTCGACCCCGCGTGGACGACGGACTGGCTGAGCGCCGACGGCCGCCGCAAGCTCGCCGAGTACGGCATCGCGCCGCCCGGCCCGCGTGCCGCCGGCGGGCCCGTGCCGCTCGAGCTCGGCTACCGCCCGGGGCTCGGGCCCGGCGTGGCCCCCGCCTGCCCCCGCTGCGGCGGGACCGACACCGAGGAGCTTGCGCGCTTCGCCTCGACCGCGTGCAAGTCGCTGTGGCGCTGCCTCACGTGCCGCGAGCCGTTCGACCACTTCAAGGAGTTCTGA
- the paaC gene encoding 1,2-phenylacetyl-CoA epoxidase subunit PaaC, which yields MTAPEEVGPAEAVVPDGVDPQDLAVYTLRLADDALVLGQRLGEWAARGPTIEEDVALLNIGLDLLGQARTLLTRVGEVDGTGRSEDDLAYHRDERDFLSCQLVEQPNGDFGQTMARQLLVSAWHVPFFAALSSSVDPVLAAVARKAVKESRYHLDHAATWVVRLGDGTPESHDRVQAGLEAVWAYAAELWEADDVVTRLVAAGVAPDPEPVHATWETTVDAVLADATLTRPVTSWSPSGGRRGLHTEHLGYLLAELQHVARSHPGASW from the coding sequence GTGACCGCCCCTGAGGAGGTCGGCCCCGCCGAGGCCGTCGTGCCCGACGGGGTCGACCCGCAGGACCTCGCCGTCTACACCCTGCGCCTCGCCGACGACGCGCTCGTGCTCGGCCAGCGGCTCGGGGAGTGGGCCGCGCGGGGCCCGACGATCGAGGAGGACGTCGCCCTCCTCAACATCGGCCTCGACCTGCTGGGTCAGGCCCGCACCCTGCTGACGAGGGTCGGCGAGGTCGACGGCACGGGCCGCAGCGAGGACGATCTCGCCTACCACCGCGACGAGCGTGACTTCCTGTCGTGCCAGCTCGTCGAGCAGCCGAACGGCGACTTCGGGCAGACGATGGCGCGCCAGCTCCTCGTGTCCGCCTGGCACGTGCCGTTCTTCGCGGCCCTGTCGTCGTCGGTGGACCCCGTGCTCGCGGCGGTCGCCCGCAAGGCGGTCAAGGAGTCGCGGTACCACCTCGACCACGCCGCCACGTGGGTCGTGCGCCTCGGCGACGGGACACCGGAGTCCCACGACCGCGTCCAGGCGGGGCTCGAGGCCGTGTGGGCGTACGCGGCGGAGCTGTGGGAGGCCGACGACGTCGTCACGCGGCTCGTCGCCGCCGGGGTCGCGCCGGACCCCGAGCCCGTGCACGCGACGTGGGAGACGACGGTCGACGCCGTCCTCGCCGACGCGACCCTCACCCGCCCGGTGACGTCGTGGTCGCCGAGCGGGGGCCGACGGGGCCTCCACACCGAGCACCTCGGCTACCTGCTCGCCGAGCTGCAGCACGTCGCCCGCTCGCACCCCGGCGCCAGCTGGTAG
- the paaB gene encoding 1,2-phenylacetyl-CoA epoxidase subunit PaaB, whose protein sequence is MSDREPLWEVFVRSRRGLSHTHVGSLHAADATLALRNARDVYTRRQEGVSIWVVRAEDVTASSPDEKDAFFDPAGDKPYRHPTFYTVPDEVENL, encoded by the coding sequence ATGAGCGACCGGGAGCCCCTCTGGGAGGTCTTCGTCCGCAGCCGCCGGGGCCTGTCCCACACGCACGTCGGCAGCCTCCACGCGGCCGACGCGACCCTCGCCCTGCGCAACGCCCGTGACGTCTACACCCGTCGGCAGGAGGGCGTGAGCATCTGGGTCGTACGTGCCGAGGACGTCACGGCGAGCAGCCCCGACGAGAAGGACGCGTTCTTCGACCCCGCGGGCGACAAGCCCTACCGGCACCCGACCTTCTACACCGTCCCCGACGAGGTCGAGAACCTGTGA